gagaatgatggaaggggaagtaaaaaaaaattaatttagatagagaggaagataaaataacaaataaatacaaataaagTAGGTAAGAGTGTCGCAAGAGATTTTTACGATCTTCATTTGTAAAACTTTCGGTTCATTGGTATTAATATACTGtttataccaaacaatatacatgatatgatgtgaatatatttaaCTTTATTACTACAATCATCAAATGGTGGATAAGATATAATAAAAATCCATGGATTCCATAATTTATTCTATCTAGTCCTATTTTAATTAGAAACCCAGATGATCAAATACAGCCTAGTTGATTTCTTTTGTGTCATCGTGAGTTTAAGGGGGTGTTAGAGATATGTAGCATATTTATGACATTTTGGATATCTTTAttattgattgtaattgatattgtaatattCTATTACTTTGCATAACTATTCATGTACTCTTCattacatataaataaatatatagaaaatagtATAATTCTCATTTCCCCTTTATTCTTAACATGGTATTAGAGTCCGTGCTATCCCTTTTATATATGTCGTCCAACCCTATTAGTCAAATTGATGTCCACGCGATCTTGCACCACTACTCACCAAATAGTGTAAGATTTTGTATTGATCTTTCTAACACATCatacaaaaatagcaaaaaagaaaagaaaagaaagccatTCATTCATGGCTGACAAAACATTCATCGATGGGGTGGGGCGTCTGATGGTTGTGAATCAAAAcagggtttttcttttccctggtTCTACTCTACTTCTACTTTAACtcttattctcaaatttttaccCTACCTCATTGTAGGACGTGGGAGTTGAAActcacacttgaaactaaatttCTAACACTCTTTGATAATGTGGGAATTTGAACTCTCCACCTTTACCTTCCCATATAGGAAGGGTGACTAACGGGGTAAACCCCAATGGTTGAACATGGCCTTCTAAAAGCTGTTAATTTTGGCCAACTTGGAGAGGGCCATGTGGCTGGTCCtaatctattgcatttaaagCTTCGGTCGAATTGATGGGGTCTCAATTTAAATTCATGGACTGCAACAAAAGCTTGGTTGATTATTGAAGAAGACATGTCGGATGTTCGAGCTGTTATGCCCCCGAATTGATTCTTGAGATGACTACCATACAAAGTTTTGAAGTTGTTTTCCCTGAATGGACGGCCGATTGAGTCCCGAACGCTTTAGTTTTGGTCGATCTCTATCTTTAATTGTTTCCAAGAGATGCGATCAACTTTTAATCGGGGCTGCCATAACTTTCTCGCGCGGGTCGTTGTACTAAATTGAGGCAGACCTCAACATAGGGCATTTAAGGAATATGCGGATCCATGTGGAAGCACCCGGGAGATATTGCGCACCGGCGTATGCTTTCGCTCACTGAATATTTCTGCGAACTTTATGTCCAATTAAGTGCTCATCTAtctaaatttattcaatgtaaaaTCCCTTTCCCATATGAAACGtatctctctccatctctctctccgtcgGACGTATCGAAAACACTCTCGGGTCAGAAGGGGGGCCAAACTTTGCCGGTACGCAGCGCGACAACTCGGAAAGTGTTGGCGTCGAATCCTATTTCCGGAAAAAGCCCTTCCACCCCTTCCTGCCTCTTCAGTTTTCACCCTCCATTCGTCCACCCTTCCACCCCTTCCTGCCTTTTCACCCTCCATTCAACAACCCTTCCGCCCTTCCTTGTCTTTTCCTCACTCCTAGTATTTCATGAATATCgcttaaaataatcaattaatgaaaaatatcttcattatcaacaacaatttatatctaactATATTCATGaatgataaaattaattttcgttCTGATAGAATATTTAAGTATTAAACTATATTTTCATATAACATTTAAAGCTTTTATAACGATTGGCGATGATTccataaaatctcacatggtattaTGACAGCTTAGTACTAGGTAGACTTAAAGTGAGgagaagtaataaaatattaaaatatcgaATCACgccttcatctaatagcttaagtttttacAACAGTTGACGATGATCCCATAAAATCTCGCATGTTCATTCATTGTTGTAAGCTATACAAACGATCTTTTTAAGAATAatatttccaaatcattcattttttcgcCAAATAAATAGAACCTTATAGTTATATCATTTTTGCTAACATTCCCACTTTCCGCTCTTCCAAATGAGACGAACATATTTCATAGGGCAATGTTGCGGATCTCACTAATATATTATCACCGTATTGGTTGCATTCTGTCAACGTTTTGAGTTGTCATCGATGTCTATAGTTGGAATAAGTTATCCAATTTCATTGAACTTTAAGTTGAGTTCGGAATGGGAGCACCCTTAAACTGTGGCGATGGCGTGGCACAAGAAATCATAGTTTTATGTGATATCCTCTTCAAACTATCTTTGGTTAAAGGGGTAAAGTGAGCATGAGATACTCTTATAAACCATTTAAGAGTTTGGGGCCCAGAACGTTCTTGACGATGGGTGTTGTACCACTAGAAATTCAATAGGGGTGGATGAGGACATTGAAAGCAAAGCATAGATGCACTGCTCGCTTAAGGAAAGAAGAGTGGAATCCTATTAAATCCACAGACTATAGAGATAGTGatattccttctttcttctttttatttagtaAACGAAAGTGCCATCAAGTTAGAATCGTCAATGAAGTGCAAGATAAGAAGTGCAACAACCTTGACACAGAAACACGTTCACTTGTGATTGGTGATGATTCCCTCATGCGAATTCACGTAATTGACAACGCCGGGTAAGGTTGGATCGTAGTGACATCCATGCATCGTCGATTGGTAGGACTGTCACTAGCATAAAATCCGGAGTACACACACGTCCTTACCTGCCATATGTTCTTGGTGAAGATAAttgtttttggtaaaaattgagagagagagagagtttggatGGTAACTTAGAAGAAGTCTTAGAAGAAATCTAAGATTTTTGTGAGGTGATTGATATGTCAACTTTGATATTTGGAGCAAGGGAGCAAGATTACGTAGCTTCGATGGCGAATATCGTTTCGAAGGTCATAGTGGACTGACCGGCTCGGTCGTGCAGTGACCCGACTTTCAATGCTTCGTGCCGGGAACTCTTCTTTCCCATTTCGAtttgattttggtctgaggcaatcCGAAATGACCCCTTACCGTTCATTAGTCCGGTCGATTCTCGGAAACACCGGTGGCGCAAGACACTCTTGACCTTAGAAAGGGGTGAGGaataagaaaaaccaaaaaccaacgGATCTCCATACTTAGAAAAGGAAGGAGTAGAAGGAAATTACCCTCGACGCGCTCGAGCATGCAGGCAAGATTTGCGAATGCAAATGGGAAGTGCAGGGGGCCGTCCGTTCGTGTTCGTGGGGCACGAAGGGGCGTACGACGTGGGAGACAGAGGGCACAGGCAGTGTCCTCTCGACGGTGGAGATGCCACGACTGCTCTATTCAGTCGCTCATACGTGGCACAATCCACAGCCGCGGACGAGTCTCACCCTACCTGGGCCCACCCCCCCGCGAGCCCCTCCTTATAAAAACGAGTCGCGGTTCCCTTTTCACTATTCCAGACTCCAGTTCGAGTCCTTTCTCGGCCTACGACGTCTTCCTAAACCCGCCACGATCTCGCTACACTACTAGTAGCGACGCTCACAACCGACTCGGAAAATAAAGCGAGTCGGCATTCGAGCGAGCGAGCTGGTGAGGGAGTGAGTGAGGATGGGAAGAGCGCCGTGCTGCGAGAAGGTGGGGTTGAAGAGAGGGCGGTGGACGGCGGAGGAGGACGCCATCCTCTTGAACTACATCAAGGCCAACGGCGAGGGTCACTGGAGGTCCTTGCCCAAGAATGCAGGTGCATTTCGCTCTCTTTGTTCTTGAACGAACACGACGCGAAGGGAAACTCGCTTCCGGAGCCTCTTGTTCGTGGGTTGTATGTAATAAAGCATGGTGGGAAGAGAAACTCACTTAAAGAGTAGCCTCACTATACATATGCACGCTAACTTTCCTTCTTTAGTAGTCGAATTCTTGACTCCACTGTTTTCTCCTGATGCACGATGAAACCTATAATGACGAGAAACCAGCTTAGAGAGTCCGATTGACGGGTTgcgttttcctttttcctttttttttgggatggcCATAGGGTTACTGAGGTGCGGGAAGAGTTGCAGGCTGAGGTGGGTGAACTACTTAAGGACAGACCTGAGGAGAGGCAACATCTCCACTGAGGAGGAGAACGTCATCATCAAGTTGCATGCTTCTCTGGGTAACAGGTtggtttcttgttctttctttgcCTTACTACTTTCCTAAgaatctttttttgtttgtgctTGTTTTGCTTTTCTCTGTCTTATTGCTAGTTTTCAGCTGAACAAATGGTACCACAAAAAGACACTAACGTGTTCCTAAAACAGAGGGAGATAAAACAGcgaaaaatatatgaaaagaaaGTACTCATCAAatcctctgtctctgtctctgtctctgtctctgtctctctctctctcgttctttcTAGTTTATActagtcttttcttttctctccttcgaATGCATCCGCATCTGTCTGTTTCATGAATTGATTATAAAGCATGCATTATTGTTACCTTGGATAGCGAGAAATGTGTTACCTTGGAAAAGATCTAGAAGTACCCAAGAAAAACAGTATTAGGTGTTACTGTGTTTTCTACTGAGGCACCTAGTATTATCTGAAGAAGGGAGCGTAAATGCCAGCGCTAACATCAATGGCCGTTTGAGTAAATACAATCACATAAACTATTTACTGAAAAATAGGGAGCGTAAATGCCAGTGCTTACCCCAAAagtcccttttcatcacatcgTCATTATCTTGTGTCACAATCAAGATCGCTGTAATTTCACATTCATTATTAGTTAGTACTTTAGAATGTTGGTGAAGTTGGGTAGAACTAGCATTTAATAACACCTATTAAGATGTTTTGATACACGCACCCATAATtattatacatacatacatacatacatacatacatacatacatacataagatatatatatatatatatatatatatatatatatatatatatatataatatattccTCTATGTCAATCAGGAATATTAACATTCTCCAACTAGAGAAACTAGTCTAGAAAAGCTCTCTTTCACATTTATCTTTTGAACTGTCCTATTCATGCAAGTGACAATGCACTAATTGGACAATCAATGCCTAGGGTTTTGAAAAACTAGTTAATGCGACCGTGTTAGCATCTTTCTCTTTCCGAAGAGTGCACCTACCAGTCACGACCGCTTCATGTGAGGAACTCTTTTCATGTTTCAAGCGCAATAGAGGTCTTGAAGGTTTGGTGACAATGCGGTCTAGCTCTGACAGTACTTAGAGCAAGTAAAGTTACGCAACATTTATATTAATGCCGAGAGCTAAGAGGGACGTGGCCGAAGCATTGTCATATACCCCTACATCTTCCCTGGCCCAATGATAGGAAAACGGAAGAAGAACGAAGATGTTCCTCTAATTACGGAGGTCCGGCGAGTGGGATATATTAACATTCAAGAACGTATGAAAGGCCTTAATTCACGCGGTCTAGCTCTGACAGTACTTAGAGCAAGTAAAGTTACGCAACATTTATATTAATGCCGAGAGCTAAGAGGGACGTGGCCGAAGCATTGTCATATACCCCCACATCTTCCCTGGCCCAATgataggaaaaaggaagaagaacgaAGATGTTCCTCTAATTACGGAGGTCCGGCGAGTGGGATATATTAACATTCAAGAACGTATGAAAGGCCTTAATCCCGCGAGCGATGGATAGCGAAACGCCATGCAAGAGCCGCTTTCTCTTCTCCTAATACGAGCAAACATCGACCATTAAAAATGCGTAGGACCCAGGGATTGTCGTGGAAATGACTTCGGTGGGGCTTTTGTTTTCGTGCGCTTTTGCATGACATGagccaagaaagagaaagaaagcgATTTTTCTAGCTGGCAGCGCTTGCTAAAGCTGAAGTTTCACGTATGATGGGCCCAGTCTTTCTCTAGATTACCCTTATCACTTCGTGTTTTTCCCACTTTTCATTCATcttcaactttttctttctcttcatttttgtgGCCTTCTTTCGCATGTAAGTATCAACCGAAAAGTCGGCTTTTTTTGGTGGGAGCAGGTGGTCTCTGATAGCCAGTCACTTGCCAGGACGAACGGACAACGAAATTAAGAATTATTGGAACTCGCACTTAAGCAGAAAGATCGACACTTTTCGAAGACCATCCATTGACGAGGCACTGCCTATGGCGATGAACCTCGTCAAAGTCAGCCCCCCGAAGAGGAAAGGGAGGACCAGCAGGTGGGCaatgaagaagaacaagaacttGCTCGGACCGaagaaaaacccaaataaagAAACGAGTGCTAATTTCGACATGGTTTCGTCGCCTGCCACACAAccggtagagagagagagattgtccaCCACCAAAGCCAGTTCTGAGGATAGAGAAACtaaggagagagaaagtctGGCTACTGTTAATGTTGCTTCTGTTCCTTATTCCGTCGGAGAGGGCGGTACGACTTCGCCATTGTCGTCCAACAACCTGAGTAATCCATTAATGTTGAGCCCAAGTGGGGGGAGAGAGGATGGGACGATTCTAGGACCATTGGAAGGTATTGATGAGGAATTGTCGTTGAGCTTTAATGACATCGTGGACTATGCCCCCCTTCTTGACTCAAGTGGGATCATGGACGTGAGCATCGAGACAAGCGGAGATCATGAGGAGGCTGCGGCAGTGGGCTCAGGGCTTGAGAGAAAGAGCGAGGGCGGCGAGTGGTTCTCTTGTGTTGAGGATGACTGTGTGAATTGGGATTGGGAGAACCATGTTGTTCAAGGGCATGGCCACGATCAGACGGCGGAGGAGAGGGATGGCCAGGAGATGCTGGCGTGGCTTTGGGAGACCGATGGGGGAGAGTGGGGAAGTCAAAGTTTTGAGGAGGTTGACCGGGAGAAGCAAAATGCCATGGTGGCTTGGCTGCTTTCGTAGGGGCAAATCCATTAGGACATTAAACTTAGGTCTCCATTATTTTTCGGATAAAAGATTGGCGAGCTCACAtagagcaggaaaaaaaaaaaaaaaaaaaagacagcgTGAAGTGGGAGAGAATGGGAGGGAATCAAGGCCTACGTGTGGATATGTTTTCTTTTGTGCATTTCAATGTCTCTTGTAGCTAAGTTCGTAGGAAGTGGTAATTAGCATGtgtttcttttactttgttaaagCTCTTTTTTGGGGTTGGTCTAGCAGCATGTTCActtcttgattatgttgtaATAGGTCATTGATGAAGTGGTGCTCATTAACTAATTGCGAAGCTCAACCGGCGCTACTTCCCAATCTTAAAATCCCTTGCTCCGTCTAAATATTCCAttcttttcacaaaatttcaaaaaatctaGCTTGAAATTATGGGGGGAGGTGGTTTATGCAAGAAAAAGGTAATTACCGCCCTAAAAATAGAAGGAAAGGGGAAATGGATTGCTGTCAATTTCAAggaaaaagtaacaaaaaaaaaagtcataaatttatagtatttgtaccaatttagtcttaaatctttcaattaaactaatataatcaaaaacattttctcattgatatcaatttagtccatcagGCCAAATTTGGTTAGTGGGTACTAATGTGGACACTAGATAGCCGACGAATGccaacgtggcaatttttaaataaaattttatcttttgagtttttttattattaatttttttttctttttcctcttctttctcttggCCTTTTTCTTGGGCAGTGACTGGCAAGCCTCTTGTAGCTCGACGGACACTAGGTGAGGGTTGCAGGCGAGGCGACTTTACCCAGATTTGGGTAAGGCCAGCCTTGTCATGGCCTTGCCCACGGACTAGGGCAAGGCTGGGTGAGGGCTTGATAGCCCTTGCCCAATGATTGGCGAGCCTTACTAGAGGTTTGTCAGCCATCGTAAGaaatccaaggaggaagaaaataaagacagaaaaaattaataaaaaattcaaaaaaataaattaaaaattaaaaattgatacGTTAGCATTCGTTGGTTGCCTGACGTCCACATCGTCTTGCTTGCCGGCCAAATATGGTTGGATAggctgaattggtatcaatgtgaaaatatttatgattaaattgttcaaattgaaaagtttaagattcaattgatatcaatgtcatagatttaagatttttttaatacttctCTCTCAAATTCAATCAAGATTATGACTCCTTTTGGCCCCAACAGACGGTAGTAATGACACTCGAAACGAATGTGATAGCCTCTCTTTCAAGCTCTGCAGATTCAATGGCCAGCACTCGCGACATTTTCCGAACACGGACAGTCCACGTTCCCAAAGAAACAGtaggaaaagaagaatgatTGAATGGTGGTTTTATGATCCGCGGAGAAATCGATCCATCGCTCTAAAAACGTCGTGTAGCGCTTGGTCGCACTTCATACGCAAAACGTCGTATCTCAACTACTTCGAAGGCTTTTAATGAACGGACCGAGGATTGATTCGTTTTGGAATCGGACCGACTAAATTTTCGAGACCCCGATTTTCTGAGATGCGTCTAGAAATGTCCATGTGTTCTCGGGTACAAGGTTGGTCCAGCCGTACAGCAATGATTTAGATAGGTCTTGCTAAAGTATCAAGTGAAAAGATGTGGGAAAATTTATATGTTTGGAGGGGGGAGGCGTAATGCACTTTTTTTGCACATTATTAGCACAATAGAAATGGTCCGAGATGAGCATAGAGAGTACTAATTTCATGACATAAAATAGGGTTGTGTTAATGGGCATTTCAAGATCGTTGGTTAAGCACATCCAACATGAAATAGCTTGACTTCCAAACTATCGATTACGTATAACATGACAAAGTCGATGCATTGAGAAAttgcccaaaaaagaaaaaagaaaaaaagaagctccCTTAATTTGTTACTTCATAGTGTCCACTAATACACTCGTAGCTTTTCCTAACAAAGATTACACCATGCACCCGACGACCAGGGCAGACAACGGCGGCTCCATGCTATAGACGGAACGGGTAAGTAAGCCGAAGAAAGAAGCGGCTAAGAGACCTCCACATCATAACCAGTTAAATTAGCGTTTGATGGACCTCtctatatttattatattaccATAGATAGTAGAAAATGCTCGAATTGTGAAATGAAAAGGTACGTGTATGATTAAATCCACTacaagtacattttttttttataaccttTTTTGGGTTGAACCACTACAAAGTACTTGCGCAATGAAATAGCGTGGAAATCAAAACTCGCCTAAATTTCAAGGTCCACAAACTTTTAACCTTTATACAATATCTCGAAAATTTTATCGTTAGAGCCTTTAATCATAGTAAATCAACTAAAATACGGACAATAGAAATATTAATAATGTAATGATATTATGCAATTAAAATCGTTAATATTTGCTAAACATAGCCactttaatataattaaataagatatctcaagaaaaaaaaacaaaagttaaatgcaaaggaaaaaagcattgacaaaaaaaataggTAAAATGACAAATTGTTTAATTGTTATGTGTATTTAAAGAGTTAACTAATGTAAAAATTATTGATCgataaaattattttgtaaaattataaaaagaaatgatgtcATCTATTCATAAAAAGATGATTAACCGAAATTTAAgatgatatttgaatttttattattgatcaATCCCTTTTTAGCATTAATTCACCATTTAATAATACAAAATgagtaaataatttttgtaatttgacCTTTTTGTCATTGacttaattttgtctttttcccttaaaatataTCTTTACTAGTTTGCTGATATATAAGCACACTTCCATAAGGAACAGCCGGTGAATCACACAAAGAAACCTAGAAACAGCCAATGAGTCTTCCAAATAGCAACAATTATGTTAGCTCAACCGACGAGTGTTCAATCATGAAATGGACCGATCAAAAGAACAGCTCGACAAAGGATGTCAGTTCCGTTTAAGGATTGAATTGTAACGCTTCGTACTCACTTGGTACTAAGGAAAAGACAAGGGATTGGTCTATCCTAGCTTAATGGTGCCCCCTCCCGGATGCGATCGGTTTCTCCTCTATCGCCGTTGATTTCGCTATAGCACTTTCTACTCTAGCTAATCGTCCACCATCCCACCTTTCATTCCGAACATGAATATGACCGTAAGTGACATCACCATGCAGAGTAAATAAGGGATCGCTGAAAGGAATAACGATAGAACTTCAAAAGATATAATCATCTGCCCAGAACAGGACTCAAATTGTTAACATCTATTGGGCAAAAACGATGACATTGGATTGTGGTGGACTTGAGTTTGAATCTCAATTTTGTACTCACGACAGTTTTCAACACTTTTGTTGTTGGAAATGATTTGGTTAGCTTGATTCTACATGGACGGGCAACAAGAAAAGAGTAAGGAAATCATCTAGTACTCCATTTCCACGCTGATTAAACTTGCGTTGTTGTGTCCGAATAAGGATAGCAAGGCGAGCCCCTCGTTGGGAGGATCTGTCTTTTTGCTCCTCAGTATATGGGGTATTAGCAGTGTTTGACAATACCTTGTGGCAAGTATCAACGGTTTGAGTCTGCTTATCTCTTACTCGTGAACTTAAGCAATACAAAACTATATGATGGCACGAAATTATTTTACGATTCGGCAATTTGATCTATAATCATAATTTTTAAGgacacaaaaaatatataacagTACTACTTTTTGGGTGTTGACCCTACTAAAATTTTATTACGtgattttggacatttttcaTCCCAAAAGTTAGCTCAAAGGGTGAGATTTTCACCTTCAAAGTTAACTCAAAGTGTGAGGTATTCCATCACACACTTATAAAAAGATCATTCCACAAGAGAAAGCTAGCTCAAAGGGTAAAATTTTCCTTCATACCTATAAACTCATCACTAACCCATTCCATAAAGACGTGGGATAAACCCAACAATTCTTTACACTAGCGTCGGGTGGTTTTTGGTATCTCTCATCCCAAAGGCTAGTTTAAGAGTGAGACTTTCTCTCACACTTATAAAACAATCACTAATTTCTTCTACAACTGATGTTGGAAGAACTCCAACAACTTTGATCACAAATTCGCTCATAATAGATCCTAACAGGCCCAAGATACATCGATAAAACAGCATATCTTTGGATTGCTCGTTAATAAAGTGATTATATGGTGATTCAATTGATTAACGTGTAGAAACGGCGACTCGAATTCTTGTGCAGTTAGTTTCCTGAC
This region of Eucalyptus grandis isolate ANBG69807.140 chromosome 8, ASM1654582v1, whole genome shotgun sequence genomic DNA includes:
- the LOC104456713 gene encoding transcription factor MYB11, encoding MGRAPCCEKVGLKRGRWTAEEDAILLNYIKANGEGHWRSLPKNAGLLRCGKSCRLRWVNYLRTDLRRGNISTEEENVIIKLHASLGNRWSLIASHLPGRTDNEIKNYWNSHLSRKIDTFRRPSIDEALPMAMNLVKVSPPKRKGRTSRWAMKKNKNLLGPKKNPNKETSANFDMVSSPATQPVERERLSTTKASSEDRETKERESLATVNVASVPYSVGEGGTTSPLSSNNLSNPLMLSPSGGREDGTILGPLEGIDEELSLSFNDIVDYAPLLDSSGIMDVSIETSGDHEEAAAVGSGLERKSEGGEWFSCVEDDCVNWDWENHVVQGHGHDQTAEERDGQEMLAWLWETDGGEWGSQSFEEVDREKQNAMVAWLLS